Genomic window (Vigna radiata var. radiata cultivar VC1973A chromosome 1, Vradiata_ver6, whole genome shotgun sequence):
acaatttaaaaaaaaaaataatgaaagaagataattatattttttttataaaaaagctCATTTATTActcacttattttttatttggaaaattataACCCAAAGATaatgtttaaagaaaaaacaaaagccAAATTGTTGGTGGCTGTTTGTATCTTCTTGGTTGTGTATAAATAACACCAAACTCAGTCTCATGCTTCTTGGAAgagaacaaaataataaaattcaacaaagaaaaagaaaaaatcatgcagaaagaagaagaacatgaGAGTGTGGAGGAGTGGTTGGTGTGTCCAAGCTTCAGCGCGTATTCCTCCAACAAGCTCGACGATATCGCGGATCAGGTCACGCGAAATGACGATCGCTTCGACCAAAACGACACCGACTTCGAGTTCTTCGCGTTTCGTAAGGTCGCCGACGGTGTGTTCTTGGAAGCGGTGGCGGAGGCCGAAATTCCGACGTTTCCGATCTTCGACCGTGATCTCGCTGCAGAGGCGGAGAACGGCGGCAGAGGTCGAGATTCCGGTGAGGAGGCCATTCAGAGTACGCTAGGGAAGCTTCTGCTGGAAGATTCGACGTCGTGCTCGTCTTCGGAGGTGGACGACGAACTGGAGAATGTTCCGCCGGGGACGTACTGCGTGTGGACGCCGAAACCTTCTCCGGCGTCGACGCCGTGTCGGAAGAGCAAATCGACGGGATCGTCGTCGTCGAAGCGGTGGAAACTTCTGGATTTACTGCGGCGGAGCAACAGCGAGGGGAAGGAGTCGGCGGTGTTCCTGACGCCGCCGGTGAATTCGGTGAAGAAGGGAGTGAAATCGGAGAACGGAAAGAAAATTGTAGCGAGTGGCAGAGACAGTAAGATGTTTCCGGCGATTGCGGCTATTGGCGGCGGTGGTAAGAGGTTTCCGGCAATTGCAGCGGTGTCGGCGCACGAAGCGCTTTATGTAAGGAACAGAGAGATGCGGAGAGAGGATAAGAGAAAGTCGTATTTGCCCTATCGACAGGATTTGGTTGGGTTCTGTGTCAATCTCAACACCATGGGCAAGGCCTTCCCTCTtctttcttgaatttttatttttatttttattttttccaattcTATAGGAAAAAGTTAAGCTAAATTAAATGGATTGAAATATCTTAGGTGAAATTATGATAGTAAAAGTATACTATAATAGTGTAATGCAAAAGTTGCTAAGACGAAAATTGAGGTATCAGACGTCAGATGTCAGAGTTATGAGGAAAATGTTTGCGATGTGTAAGTTGTCTGTGTGTTACCTCTCAGAGACGATGTTATGGCGGAAGATTTTAGGTCTGGTTTCTGGTAATATTGTAGAATTTGTGGTAGTTATAAGTATCTAACGAAACGAGTAAAATAGTTATAGATGATTAAATCTTTCTTCTTAAACTTTAGATTCATGTTTTTTAACAACACATTGTGATGGTTTAAATTACTAATCATTAATCATTTTAATGAGTGgattgtaattttctttttataactttCATCACTAATTATTTGAAGAAACCAGTTTTAAGGAGTTTTATATGggatgtttttaataatttatctacaaatacatattaatttctctatttatatttcattttaatgttgttaaaaattaaaatataactaaacacaataaaaaaagaaaataaattaaaatatggaacattttaaaattttataaaaaaataattaaaatatgaatttgaggTTTTATTGAGTtatgaatgaatttaaaagaatacttttgtttttaaaaaagttgttatataaatttatattattttaattagtgaaattaattatttcttatgttaacataaatatagtaaaatcaattatcattaattatacCTTAAATACTGCATTTAggacatttttcttattttattatttgaatctaagaaagaaaaagaaagttagctaaaattaaaaagaataaatgcaTCATACTTTTACTAATATTAAGAGAAAAAGTGAATTTCTAACATAAGTGGGAGATATAGTTTGACTACATTTGATCTGAACGAAGAAAAAGATGTTGAATGGTTTCTTCTTAGGTTTGAAGAATTGCTTCATCTTTAAGCTCTTAACTTTGTCATTGTTTTCACTTTATCTCCCATTGACTCCCTTTTAGATTTCAAAAGGAAACctatttatatgttgtttttacGAAAAAAAGGTTCATAACTGCATAATTTCATGTACCAAATTTACGCTTGATTATCAAGGATCTTCCCTAGTACCAAAACTTTTGTCTAATGAATTTACTTCGTTCacaagttttgattttttattttttttttcattggttTAACTTCTCCTCACAATCAAGTAATTAATGGTTTTCAACTATTCTTTTTTCTTACAATTTCTTCCttgtaatacatttttaaaaattaagctaaaggtctaattaaaatttaacccAATTATGTTCATCAAAGAAGTTTGACAAGTGATAAGTCTTTTatcttaattacattttttccaTTCAAAACTTGTGAGCTTGTACCTTTAgctttttaaaaaatcaaatttagtaTTATTTGAATAGTTTTGAAGGATTGATTCTGTGCATGGTTGTAAcatataattgtaattaatgttgattaaaagttaaattagtttttgaagtttgtttcatttaaaaaatagatttaaatacGATTTAACATTTGTAAGTAAGAAAGAGTTGATAAGTAACACTGAACGAAATAGAGAAATAATAATGAGAATCATATCATATAAAGTtagaaaatttatgaaaaaacgAAAACATTGTTagtaatcataaaaatttattagtaatataaattttactaatgATTTATTAcggtaaaaaaatttatctataaaatatttgttaataaatttatcagtGAATAATTATCAAGggttaaaattttgttgataatcattaattatcaaaatctcgataaatatttattgataattactgatgatttttttttcaaaaatttcgttagcatatatcattatttgatttcttttcttttttcttttttctctttctcttatttcttttcttcttctttttttcttcctcttctttctctttagcTGTGTTTGTCAcctctaattttttctcttctttatctttttttttcttttcatcctccttttttttttattattattattattattattattattattattattattgtcacttatgcctttttctttttttttctttttcttctcatcattttcatttaatttataacaaatattttgttgaatttagagGAAAAGTTGATgctaattttttcaataaacttattagtagattttcaaaaatataattactgataaagttattaataagttttcaaaaaattaattaccatcaaatttatcaatgaatttttaaaacacTAAATTATGTGtcagtaattaaaattttaatattcatcaataaattatattttactaacaatttttattgtctataaaatttgtcaataaatattaattattgatgaattttttcatCAGTAATATATAGATGAAAATATccgaaaataataaaaaatttaaattatcaccaaaagttttatcttataaatttattattgatgaatatttctATTagtaattaatcttgttttttgtatttttttctgttaataaaatttgttaataaattctattttattgaaggatttttttttcatatgtaatatgatattttcttgTAATGAAAGAAAGTAGATCAAACTATTAGTATTGAAGAAGGTTTAGGTGTTGTGCAAGTAAGAAACAAAGATGAATGGACTTGATGTAAAAGTATACCAACATGTGAAGATTAGGATGTATAatgaaaagtaaatattaatgttaactCAAGAAGAGGGATTCTATGTTTTATGGGATAAAATGTCTTTGgattaaaatttctttatcaaGTAAAGGGTATATAATTGTTtggtcaaataaatatattaccctGTTTTGAACATTAAAAGATAAGGATATAGAAGGATTGAATCTCCCAAAGCTTTGAAATGTGGCTGCTAAAGACTATATattatgatgaaaatgaagaagatgagaagggaaaagagaaaagatagaAAGTGAAAAAGTAAGTGAAGCATTAAAGGAATTTTCAAGGAAGCAGAAAAAAgcttatacatatattaaatgcaatgatgaaaatgttgacTATGAACATAAAGAAACATAAATGAATAGGTGATAAATAAATAGCCTTCTATGCTACCTTCTTTGGAGGTGATGTTGCTTTAATCTTTATGACTGATTCATTTTATATCTTCAAGTATTggtcaaaaatagaaaattcacCCCCATAATGTAAAAGTTTCACTTTCTagtaaaataatacttttaacaatgtttttgttaattcattaatttttttactatataataatgacttaaatccttaattggtttATAtgagaattttcagtttagtactcgcttttaaaagtgtatacattgggtctctatgttttgcaat
Coding sequences:
- the LOC106768240 gene encoding uncharacterized protein LOC106768240, producing the protein MQKEEEHESVEEWLVCPSFSAYSSNKLDDIADQVTRNDDRFDQNDTDFEFFAFRKVADGVFLEAVAEAEIPTFPIFDRDLAAEAENGGRGRDSGEEAIQSTLGKLLLEDSTSCSSSEVDDELENVPPGTYCVWTPKPSPASTPCRKSKSTGSSSSKRWKLLDLLRRSNSEGKESAVFLTPPVNSVKKGVKSENGKKIVASGRDSKMFPAIAAIGGGGKRFPAIAAVSAHEALYVRNREMRREDKRKSYLPYRQDLVGFCVNLNTMGKAFPLLS